The following is a genomic window from Ignavibacteriota bacterium.
CGCTCGGAGGAAAGGAACTTTCCGGTATGCCTGCGAGCTCGTACGCAACGGGCGCATCGGCAAGGTGCATACCGTCCGCGTCGGGCTTCCGGATGGCTTCAGCATCAGCGACAACGGCGGCTATCATGTCACCACGCCTCCGCCGGGCTTCGACTATGAGATGGCGGCTCAGTCCGGCGCCGAAGACGCCGTACATCCCCAACCAGTTGCTCTGGAACTTCCGGTGGATCAGCGATTACGGCGGGGGACAGCTCACCGACTGGGCCGGCCATCATTGTGACATCGCGCAGTGGGGCATGGGCACGGAGTTGAGCTCGCCCGTGGAGATCGAAGGGGTCGCGGAATACACGGACGCCGCGGATGGGCTGTTCGATACGTCCACGAAGTATTCGTTCACCTGCAAGTATGCCGAAGGCTTCACGATGATCGTCGCGGACCGCACGAAGCAGCCGAAGGGGCGCCCGCAGGCGTGCCACGGTTCGGAGGGGCTGAGGATGGATCTGGAGTCGAGCGCGGCGGCGTCCTCGAAATCCTCGATTCCCGGCGTCACTACACCGGTGGACCGGGCCAAACGAGATCCACCCTGTACAAGGGCGACGACCATCGAAGTTTGAAAAAAGCGGCGGTGTCAAGTTTTGTGTTGGCGCGGCGTAGAAGTTCCCTGATTGCGTGCGCAACGCCGAAGACCATCACCCCGGCGGAAGTGGCACCGGTCGACAGATCGGCCATCCTAGTATCATCGCCATGAAGCTCGGGAGGAAGGTGCAGTGGAACCCCGCCACCGAACGGCCGTGAACGACCCCAAGCAGACCGGCTCTCGGCGCACCATGCGTACTTCTGGCATCTGTGATCACTTGATCTGACAAGCGAAAGAAACATCTGACCTCCACCATCATCAAACATCTGTGCATCACCGCGGTGCTGCTGTTCACCGCCGCGGACATCCTGCAGGCGCTGAGATCCCCTGCCGCCGGATCTGCAGCGCATGGAAGCGGCCGCGCCTGTCCGCGCGACCGTCCAACCCGCAAAGCCCCGCAAGCCGCTGGTCCCACCTCTCGCAGGGTATCAGCACAGCCCATCGAACTGCCACCGCCACGCTGGAAGATCCTGGCGAAGAAGACCGGGGCCTTCTGGAGGAGACGTTCAGCGTAGACACCACTATCTTCTCCGCCCGCGCCACTGGGAAGCAGTTCCACGGCATCCTCTTCAATAATACCACATGGCTGTGTTGTCCGACCCGGCAGTCGAAAGAGCATCGTGGACTTCGGCGCGGAATGGCGGCGGTATCATGGGTATCCACGCCGCCGTGGACAACTTCTGGCCCCGGCCGGGAGGAAGGAGATGTTCGGCGGCTGGTTCGATGGCCATCCACCTGACCGGCGACGGCACAGCCCGCTGAATCCTCGAAGACCCGGCCACCCGCTCGCGCGAAACCGTTCGGCGGAAGAACTTCAGCGATCCATGACGAACTCTACCGCATCGCACCGGTGAAGCTGCGCGACAACTGCTGTGTGCTGATGCGCATCGACTCAACGATCCGCACACCGCACGGCGCCGGCATGCGGCCGTCGGACCGCGACCTGCCGATCAGCTGGATCCGCAACTTCCGCGAAGGCGTGTTTTTCTGTCTCGCTCCGGACACAACGACGAGGTTCATGGAACCCGGCGGTGCTGCAGGCCACTACCTCGAGGCACCAGCGCCTCGGCGATCTGCCGGCCGATGCGACCCCGCGGCCGTTCGATCCCGATGATCATGCTGCGACACCGATTCGCTGCATCGCCCTCGCGGGATCGCCCGTATGAGGCGGGCACGAGCCGCTATCCATGATCGTGCCCGACAGGGTCTGCGCCGTGCAGGGAATGCACCGGCGGTGCGCGGACGCAGGTCGAAACAGGGCAATGCTGACGGCGCTCTGCGGCCGGGGCCACGGCGGAAGGGAAGCGGTTCCCTCTGTACGCGGCTGGCGGAATTCGGCACCGATGCCTCAGTTCCGCTGCTTGCGGCGATGCTCAAGAAGCCTGAGACATTCGATGTGGCGCGGTATGGCTCGAAGGCATTCCCCGGGAAGGTGTCGGAACGGGTCCCGCTCGATGCCGATGGATGCGGCAACCGGCGACCAGCTCATCGCGCCTTCGTGAACACCATCGGCAACCGACGCATCGGCCCACGACCCTGACGTTGAAGCGCTTCTCGCCTCTCGACGCCACGCTGGCATCCGCCGCGGCATCGTCGCTGGGAAGGATCGGCACCGTGCAGTCGCTGGATGCCCTCACAGCTTCCCGCACAGCCACGGCCGGTGTGGGTGCGGGAGAGTGTATCGAAGGGGATGCAACCCGCGGCAGATCTCCCGCCGCAGCAGGTGAAAGGGTCGCCGCGCAGGCGGCGTATCGCACCCTCCTCGGCGCGGAATGCCGGCACCGCTCCGTGCCGCGTGCCGTGCGGGGCGTGGTGCACGGGGAGTTCTTGGGATGACCGATGCGGTGATGGGTATCCTCGCGGGGAAGGACGAGGTTGCGCGTACGTCGGTGCTTGAAGCAGTGCAGCAGATGCCGTCCGGCGAGACCGTCCGCCGCATCGCAGGAATGCTTCCGCAGCTCTCCGATGGCGAGAAGGTGAGACTGATCTCGGCACTCGCGAAGCATCCCGAGCCGGCCATGCGTGATATCGTCACGGGTGCGCTCAAAGACAGATCCACCGCTGTGCGTGTTGCGGCATTGAGGACATTGCGCGTGATCGGTACCGCAGCGGCCGTCCGCCCCATGGCCGCTGTTGCCGTCGCCTCCAAGGCGGAGGAACAGCGCGAAGCCCGCGAAAGCCTTGCGATGCTCGGCGCTCCGGGCACCGATGATTCGCTTGTCGTGCTGTTGCGCGGCACGCAGAACGATCTGAAGGCCGAAGCGGTGAAGGCGATGCGGGAACGGCGCGTGCCGGCATCGGCCGGGCCGCTCGTTGTTGCATTGCAGGACCGCACCCCGAGGGTCCGCCAGGAAGCAGCCCTTGCGCTCCGCCTGATCGCCCAGGACGGCGACATCCCCGAAATGCTGGGCGCCCTGCAGTCCGAGAAGACGGACGCCGTACGGAAGGAGCTCGAGAACAGTATCGTGGCAACAGCGCTCAGGGTCAACGATCCCGCGCAGCGCGATCCGCTCGTCATCGGTGCTCCGGGACAGCGAACGACCGTGAACAGGTCGTCGCTCATCCGGATCCTCGGGCGTATCGGTACCCCCAGGTCTCGCGACGATCGTGCCCGCGCTGAAGGACCGTGACAAAGAGGTCATGATGGCGACCGTCCGCCACTCTCCGAGTGGCCGACGCCGGCAGCATACACCGATCTGCACGCGCTCGCAACGACATCCACCGACCGCACCGTGCGCACCTTGCGGTGCGTGGTGTCGTGCGTACGACAGGGCTGGATACTTCGCTCACCCGTGATGCGAAGCTCGGGCGGTACCGTGAGGCGTTCGGACTGACGAAGGATGCCGAAGAGAAGAAGCAGTTGCTGGCCCTGATGGGTGCTGCGCCTTCGCTCGCGGCATTTGACATGACGGCGGAGTGCCTGAAAGAGCCCGCGTTGAAAGCCGATGCGGAGATCACGCTCGTCACCATCGCCGAGCCGATCGCGAAGGACCACCATGCGGCGATCGCACCCCTGCTGGAACGTCTCGTGTCCTCCACGAATCCGACGGTGGTGGAGAGAAGCAAGAACCTGCTGGCCCGCATCGCACAGTTGACCGGCAAGAAGTAACAGAACACGGATGATCAAAGTGTAGCACACGCTGAAAGGAAGAGCATGAACCTCAACAAGATCCTGAATACCGTACTTCCGGTGTCCCTGGCGCTCGGCCTCGCTGCCTGCGCCACGACACGAGATGCCGTCGGCGAGCCGTGGCGGGCGATGCCCCTCATGGGCGATTGGAGGGGATATCGTGTCCCGCCGCCGGCACCGTCCTTCCGCTCGCCGTGCAGCTCGTTTCCTACGGCGAAAACACCCATCAAGCCACCTTGTCACTGAGAGTCTTTCGAGCAGCGCGATCCGGAACGGTTCGTCCTTCCGTTACGGAAAGACGGTGATGCGCTGTCCACGTCTTCGGATCCCGGCTTCCGCGCCTCGATCAGGGATGGCGTGATCAACGGCTCGTCGCCCCGCGGCAACATCGCCAGCTTCACCCTGCGCAGGGTGCAGCGCACATCGCCGACCCTGGGCGCGCAGCCGCCTGCGGGTGCGGTTGTGCTGTTCGACGGCAAGGACCTCTCGCAGTGGAAGGTTGCCGGTAAAGAGGAACGCCCCGCGGCCTGGAAGCTCGCGGACGGCGCTATGGAAGTCGCGCCGAACGGCGGGACGATCGTGACGAAGAAAGCGTTCGGCGATTGCGACCTGCACCTCGAGTTCCGCACGCCGTTCATGCCGACCAAGCGCGGACAGGAGCGCGGGAACAGCGGCGTGTACATGCAGGGACGGTACGAGATCCAG
Proteins encoded in this region:
- a CDS encoding HEAT repeat domain-containing protein, encoding MTDAVMGILAGKDEVARTSVLEAVQQMPSGETVRRIAGMLPQLSDGEKVRLISALAKHPEPAMRDIVTGALKDRSTAVRVAALRTLRVIGTAAAVRPMAAVAVASKAEEQREARESLAMLGAPGTDDSLVVLLRGTQNDLKAEAVKAMRERRVPASAGPLVVALQDRTPRVRQEAALALRLIAQDGDIPEMLGALQSEKTDAVRKELENSIVATALRVNDPAQRDPLVIGAPGQRTTVNRSSLIRILGRIGTPRSRDDRARAEGP
- a CDS encoding DUF1080 domain-containing protein → MINGSSPRGNIASFTLRRVQRTSPTLGAQPPAGAVVLFDGKDLSQWKVAGKEERPAAWKLADGAMEVAPNGGTIVTKKAFGDCDLHLEFRTPFMPTKRGQERGNSGVYMQGRYEIQCWTATALAGEGQRMRRHLQGGTAAREHVCASGTVADLRYQLPRAAL